The Xenopus tropicalis strain Nigerian chromosome 7, UCB_Xtro_10.0, whole genome shotgun sequence genome includes a region encoding these proteins:
- the phb2 gene encoding prohibitin-2 isoform X1, producing MAQNLKDFAGRLPAGPRGMGTAVKLLLGAGAVAYAVKESVFTVEGGHRAIFFNRIGGVQQDTILAEGLHFRFPWFQYPIIYDIRARPRKISSPTGSKDLQMVNITLRVLSRPLASELPFMYQRLGLDYDERVLPSIVNEVLKSVVAKFNASQLITQRAQVSLLIRRELTERAKDFSIILDDVAITELSFSREYTAAVESKQVAQQEAQRAQFLVEKAKQDQKQKIVQAEGEAAAAKMIGDALSKNPGYLKLRRIRAAQSIAKTIASSQNRVYLNADSLVLNLQDDTFTRGSDSLVAKQTKK from the exons ATGGCTCAGAACCTAAAGGATTTTGCTGGGCGCCTGCCCGCCGGGCCCCGCGGAATGGGTACTGCTGTGAAGCTGCTGCTGGGGGCTGGAGCTGTGGCATACGCAGTCAAAGAGTCCGTATTTACAG TGGAAGGAGGTCACAGAGCTATTTTCTTCAACCGTATCGGGGGTGTGCAGCAAGATACAATTCTCGCAGAAGGGCTTCATTTCAG GTTTCCCTGGTTTCAGTACCCAATTATTTACGACATTCGTGCAAGGCCAAGAAAAATCTCATCTCCAACTGGGTCCAAAG ATCTACAGATGGTAAATATCACTCTGCGTGTCCTGTCCCGGCCCTTGGCCTCAGAACTCCCCTTTATGTATCAGCGGCTCGGTTTGGATTATGATGAGAGAGTGTTGCCATCCATTGTTAATGAAGTGCTGAAGAGCGTGGTGGCCAAGTTCAACGCGTCTCAGCTCATAACACAGCGAGCACAG GTCTCCCTATTGATTCGGCGGGAGCTTACGGAGAGAGCCAAGGATTTCAGCATCATCCTGGACGACGTTGCTATTACTGAACTGAGCTTCAGCAGAGAGTACACTGCCGCCGTCGAGTCCAAGCAAGTTG CCCAGCAAGAGGCCCAGAGAGCTCAGTTTTTGGTGGAAAAGGCCAAACAGGACCAAAAGCAGAAAATCGTACAAGCAGAGGGAGAGGCAGCGGCAGCCAAAATG ATTGGTGATGCCCTCAGTAAAAATCCTGGTTATTTGAAGCTTCGTCGGATCAGAGCAGCTCAGAGCATTGCAAAGACT ATCGCATCCTCGCAGAACCGCGTGTATCTGAACGCCGACAGTTTGGTGCTGAACCTTCAGGATGACACATTTACCAG AGgaag TGACAGCCTTGTGGCCAAACAAACAAAGAAGTGA
- the phb2 gene encoding prohibitin-2 (The RefSeq protein has 1 substitution compared to this genomic sequence) — protein sequence MAQNLKDFAGRLPAGPRGMGTAMKLLLGAGAVAYAVKESVFTVEGGHRAIFFNRIGGVQQDTILAEGLHFRFPWFQYPIIYDIRARPRKISSPTGSKDLQMVNITLRVLSRPLASELPFMYQRLGLDYDERVLPSIVNEVLKSVVAKFNASQLITQRAQVSLLIRRELTERAKDFSIILDDVAITELSFSREYTAAVESKQVAQQEAQRAQFLVEKAKQDQKQKIVQAEGEAAAAKMIGDALSKNPGYLKLRRIRAAQSIAKTIASSQNRVYLNADSLVLNLQDDTFTRGSDSLVAKQTKK from the exons ATGGCTCAGAACCTAAAGGATTTTGCTGGGCGCCTGCCCGCCGGGCCCCGCGGAATGGGTACTGCTGTGAAGCTGCTGCTGGGGGCTGGAGCTGTGGCATACGCAGTCAAAGAGTCCGTATTTACAG TGGAAGGAGGTCACAGAGCTATTTTCTTCAACCGTATCGGGGGTGTGCAGCAAGATACAATTCTCGCAGAAGGGCTTCATTTCAG GTTTCCCTGGTTTCAGTACCCAATTATTTACGACATTCGTGCAAGGCCAAGAAAAATCTCATCTCCAACTGGGTCCAAAG ATCTACAGATGGTAAATATCACTCTGCGTGTCCTGTCCCGGCCCTTGGCCTCAGAACTCCCCTTTATGTATCAGCGGCTCGGTTTGGATTATGATGAGAGAGTGTTGCCATCCATTGTTAATGAAGTGCTGAAGAGCGTGGTGGCCAAGTTCAACGCGTCTCAGCTCATAACACAGCGAGCACAG GTCTCCCTATTGATTCGGCGGGAGCTTACGGAGAGAGCCAAGGATTTCAGCATCATCCTGGACGACGTTGCTATTACTGAACTGAGCTTCAGCAGAGAGTACACTGCCGCCGTCGAGTCCAAGCAAGTTG CCCAGCAAGAGGCCCAGAGAGCTCAGTTTTTGGTGGAAAAGGCCAAACAGGACCAAAAGCAGAAAATCGTACAAGCAGAGGGAGAGGCAGCGGCAGCCAAAATG ATTGGTGATGCCCTCAGTAAAAATCCTGGTTATTTGAAGCTTCGTCGGATCAGAGCAGCTCAGAGCATTGCAAAGACT ATCGCATCCTCGCAGAACCGCGTGTATCTGAACGCCGACAGTTTGGTGCTGAACCTTCAGGATGACACATTTACCAG AGgaag TGACAGCCTTGTGGCCAAACAAACAAAGAAGTGA